The following proteins are encoded in a genomic region of Salvelinus sp. IW2-2015 unplaced genomic scaffold, ASM291031v2 Un_scaffold8857, whole genome shotgun sequence:
- the LOC112079649 gene encoding SEC23-interacting protein-like — protein sequence MCTVEDLKEMGIPLGPRKKIAKFVKERAIKQAAQDKKAAEVKVASQEVVPAQLSESLPGPGTTKLPVGGTYSSVHVDYNYFKVGTGQVSVVYHTLDFEPVNFFALGSPIGMFLTVRGLEKIEENYQLPTCKGFFNIYHPLDPVAYRIEPMILPDLDLKPVLIPHHKGRKRLHLELKESLSRMGSDLKHGFISSLKSAWQTLNDFARAHTSNAQLAAELAMVANQIKEEEEKHAHSEVAEHRIVESPELLREEEPQVIIGMLNGGNRIDYVLQEKPIESFNEYLFALQSHLCYWESEDTALLLLKEIYKTMGINPEQILH from the exons ATGTGCACAGTTGAGGACCTGAAAGAGATGGGCATTCCATTGGGGCCAAGGAAGAAAATTGCTAAATTTGTCAAAGAAAGAGCAATTAAGCAG GCAGCACAAGATAAGAAGGCAGCAGAAGTGAAGGTGGCCAGTCAAGAGGTCGTCCCCGCCCAATTAAGTGAGTCCCTCCCAGGGCCCGGCACCACGAAGCTTCCTGTTGGCGGGACTTACTCGTCCGTCCATGTGGATTACAACTACTTCAAAGTTGGCACTGGACAG GTGTCGGTGGTGTACCACACTCTGGACTTTGAACCGGTGAATTTCTTTGCCCTGGGATCTCCCATAGGGATGTTCCTCACAGTGCGAGGGCTGGAGAAGATTGAGGAAAACTACCAGCTACCCACCTGCAAGGGGTTCTTCAACATTTACCATCCG CTGGACCCAGTTGCTTACAGGATTGAGCCCATGATCCTGCCAGACCTGGACTTGAAACCTGTTCTGATTCCACATCACAAAGGGAGGAAGAGGCTGCATCTCG agctGAAGGAGAGTCTCTCCCGCATGGGTTCAGACCTGAAGCACGGCTTCATCAGCTCCCTGAAGAGTGCCTGGCAGACCCTCAACGACTTTGCCCGTGCTCACACCTCCAATGCCCAGCTGGCAGCCGAGCTCGCTATGGTGGCCAATCAgatcaaggaggaggaggagaagcatgCACACAGTGAGG TCGCAGAACACAGGATAGTGGAGAGTCCTGAGCTGCTGAGAGAAGAAGAGCCCCAGGTGATAATAGGCATGCTGAACGGGGGGAACCGCATCGACTACGTCCTACAGGAGAAGCCCATCGAGAGCTTCAACGAGTACCTCTTCGCCCTGCAGAGTCACCTGTGCTACTG GGAGTCTGAAGATACAGCCCTACTACTCCTGAAAGAGATCTACAAGACCATGGGGATAAACCCAGAACAGATTTTACATTAA